Proteins encoded in a region of the Rhizophagus irregularis chromosome 24, complete sequence genome:
- a CDS encoding uncharacterized protein (SECRETED:cutsite_GLS-QV; SECRETED:prob_0.7960); SECRETED:SignalP(1-28), whose product MKDIQQKSFTFLIISILLLITFLPKGLSQVTKTAVVVSTLPDVTITVTAPPPVVAPTDTSVPGPGPAAPGSPNGSPGAPPPQPGAPQPGAPQPGAPQPGAPQPGAPQPQPQPQPVTPAPGVPQPSNNVPSPGGTPNNSPTVSTVSSSSSQTNSITNILTGHVPVPSTRPNNGGNNLSWNLIDCSIIIGGLIMGILVL is encoded by the exons atgaAGGATATACAACAAAAGTCATTCACattcttaataatatcaatactTCTTTTAATAACTTTCCTTCCAAAAGGATTATCGCAAGTAACAAAAACAGCAGTAGTAGTAAGTACATTGCCTGATGTTACAATTACAGTAACAGCACCACCACCAGTTGTTGCTCCAACTGATACCAGTGTACCTGGTCCAGGACCAGCTGCTCCCGGTTCTCCCAATGGTTCTCCTGGAGCACCTCCACCACAACCTGGAGCACCTCAACCTGGAGCACCTCAACCTGGCGCTCCTCAGCCTGGAGCGCCTCAGCCTGGAGCGCCTCAACCTCAACCTCAACCTCAACCTGTTACTCCTGCTCCTGGAGTGCCACAACCGTCTAATAATGTTCCTTCCCCAGGAGGTACACCAAATAATag TCCAACGGTTTCTACGGTTAGTTCAAGTTCATCACAAACAAACAGTATAACCAATATCTTAACTGGTCACGTACCCGTACCTTCTACTAGACCTAATAATGGtggtaataatttaagttGGAATTTAATAGATTGTAGTATTATTATAGGTGGATTAATTATGggtattttagtattataa